One window from the genome of Rariglobus hedericola encodes:
- a CDS encoding phospholipase D-like domain-containing protein produces the protein MTEEVSQAVGTSLLTHLLTVGGFLLAVFALARLASEKRQPSNTVAWLLMIILIPYVGVPLFLLFGGRKIQRLARNKRPVVPRLQGIPAISPALAAQPTPHTITSTGAGAPAGGNTVRLITTGEQAFTELETLINEAKHSIHIATFILGRDDTGRRIINLLAKRAREGVKVRLQLDALGCLFSSRGFADVLRNAGGEVVRFMPVVPLSTRSSANLRNHRKIAVFDQHTAIVGGHNLAHEYMGAQPLKKRWADFGAVISGPAAALLNEVFLADWSFASRQPIETLRGEADSTAVRTEGDSAVHIVASGPDVHGDPLYEGIISMIQEAETSILIITPYFIPDEVLLRSLIVKARSGKNVTLVIPAKSNHPVTDFARRHYVRQMTKAGARVLHHTGRMMHSKAVIVDDRIGLLGSANFDLRSLFVNFEIGVFLYSEADVRAMRAWADELLATCSEPKPEPRPRTRLLGNLAEDLSRLFAPLL, from the coding sequence ATGACCGAGGAAGTCTCCCAAGCCGTCGGCACCAGCCTGCTCACCCACCTTCTTACGGTGGGCGGCTTTCTGTTGGCCGTGTTCGCCCTCGCCCGACTCGCCAGCGAGAAACGCCAGCCCAGCAACACCGTCGCGTGGTTGCTGATGATCATCCTCATTCCTTACGTTGGCGTGCCGCTTTTTCTCCTGTTTGGCGGACGTAAGATCCAGCGTCTCGCGCGCAACAAACGCCCCGTCGTGCCCCGTTTGCAGGGTATCCCTGCGATCAGCCCCGCCCTCGCCGCGCAGCCCACGCCGCACACCATCACCTCCACCGGTGCGGGCGCCCCCGCCGGCGGCAACACCGTGCGGCTCATCACCACCGGCGAACAGGCGTTCACCGAACTCGAGACGCTGATCAACGAAGCCAAGCATTCCATCCACATCGCCACGTTCATTCTCGGTCGCGACGACACCGGCCGGCGCATCATCAATCTTCTGGCCAAACGCGCCCGCGAGGGCGTGAAGGTCCGCCTGCAACTTGACGCCCTCGGCTGCCTGTTCTCCAGTCGCGGCTTCGCCGACGTGCTTCGCAACGCCGGCGGCGAGGTTGTGCGTTTCATGCCGGTCGTCCCGCTTTCGACCCGCAGCTCGGCCAATCTGCGCAATCACCGCAAGATCGCCGTCTTCGACCAGCACACCGCCATCGTGGGCGGCCACAACCTCGCCCACGAATACATGGGCGCACAGCCGCTGAAAAAACGCTGGGCCGACTTTGGCGCCGTCATCAGCGGTCCCGCCGCGGCACTACTCAACGAGGTGTTCCTCGCCGACTGGTCTTTCGCCAGCCGCCAGCCGATCGAAACCCTCCGCGGGGAAGCCGACTCCACCGCCGTGCGCACCGAGGGCGATAGCGCCGTGCACATTGTCGCCAGCGGCCCCGATGTTCACGGCGATCCGCTTTACGAGGGCATCATCTCGATGATCCAGGAAGCCGAGACGAGCATCCTGATTATCACGCCTTACTTCATTCCCGACGAGGTCCTGCTGCGTTCGCTCATCGTCAAGGCGCGCTCCGGTAAAAACGTCACGCTCGTCATCCCCGCCAAGTCCAACCACCCGGTCACCGACTTCGCCCGCCGCCACTATGTGCGCCAGATGACCAAGGCCGGCGCACGCGTGCTCCACCACACCGGCCGCATGATGCACTCGAAGGCCGTGATCGTGGACGATCGTATCGGCCTGCTGGGCTCCGCCAATTTCGACCTGCGCAGTCTCTTCGTGAATTTTGAAATCGGCGTGTTCCTCTACTCCGAGGCCGACGTCCGCGCGATGCGCGCCTGGGCCGACGAATTGCTCGCCACGTGCAGCGAGCCCAAGCCCGAACCGCGTCCCCGCACACGTCTGCTCGGCAACCTCGCCGAGGACCTCAGCCGCCTCTTCGCGCCGTTACTCTGA
- the radC gene encoding RadC family protein, producing the protein MTPPTNRLQTLATGDRPQERLEKHGAGVLSDSELLAMLLRSGTKGHDVLTLSNRLIAEAGSLAGLIQWRETDFKKLKGIGRVKALQLITVMEVARRILAHAGSHTPPLIDSADKAAEFLRAYTHGLVVEKFWVLCLNRKNRLIKCVEITSGTASATLAHPREVFREAIKESASAIICAHNHPSGDPTPSSADIKMTRQLRDAGQTVDITLLDHVVLGQTGSDPSGLGYYSFRSAGLI; encoded by the coding sequence GTGACCCCGCCAACCAATCGCCTCCAAACCCTCGCCACCGGCGACCGCCCGCAGGAGCGCTTGGAAAAGCACGGCGCGGGCGTGCTCAGCGACAGCGAACTGCTCGCCATGCTGCTGCGCAGCGGCACCAAGGGCCACGACGTTCTCACGCTCTCGAACCGCCTCATCGCCGAGGCCGGTTCACTCGCCGGCCTGATTCAGTGGCGCGAAACCGACTTCAAAAAACTCAAGGGCATCGGCCGCGTCAAAGCCCTCCAGCTTATCACCGTGATGGAGGTCGCCCGCCGCATTCTGGCGCACGCCGGCAGCCACACACCGCCACTCATCGACAGTGCCGACAAAGCCGCCGAGTTCCTGCGCGCCTACACCCACGGCCTCGTGGTTGAAAAATTCTGGGTGCTTTGCCTCAACCGCAAAAACCGGCTGATCAAGTGCGTTGAAATCACCTCCGGCACCGCCAGCGCCACACTTGCCCACCCGCGCGAGGTGTTTCGCGAAGCCATCAAGGAATCCGCCTCGGCCATCATTTGTGCGCACAATCATCCTTCGGGTGACCCGACCCCGAGTTCCGCCGACATCAAAATGACCCGTCAGCTCCGCGACGCCGGCCAGACCGTGGACATCACGCTGCTCGACCACGTCGTTCTCGGGCAGACCGGCTCCGACCCCAGCGGTCTGGGCTACTACAGTTTCCGCAGCGCGGGCCTGATCTAA
- a CDS encoding CHASE2 domain-containing protein, which produces MKPRLVSFLKEQLVPVVICFGLAVALGSTSWLQRLENTTLDLVTQFRSNPKVRNLLSLPASSADPRVVTVGIDDSSIEGYGRWPWDRKVHAKFMYGVSFGKPPVVAWDILFVEPSADQSSDEVLQAAAAELKGRVVFGAYATNDDPSQPALEHAHNQPLTRIEGDLSRLPTSDFALRPIPQLQQVGQTAFCDTPPGTDGMRRTVPMLQQVGGQVYPSLSLQTLMVYAGIRPEQVRIVLGDAIYLEGDTFKRRIPINEKGLYFVNYRYAIKGANIVSYERLTENYYANYVKNEPVDGLPVIDDKILIVGQVSTGLSDNGVTPFGAETPLVLVHANVIDNILNEDYAYVCPQLPIFLIGVLLGVCGLVFLSKRSLAAKCTYALSLLVLYFVTAAALWVCKGAVLPFLWPTLGFLGLQIFMIVQQLIREQRSKQHIKGMFGTYVSPDLVNRMIESGQSPQLGGHEETITAYFSDIQAFSAFSEKLPPDRLGELMNEYLTACTDIIQEEGGTLDKYIGDAVVAMFGAPLPLPDHAFRACVAGQRIHLKLAELRAKWKSQGALWPEIVHEMQSRIGLNTGSAIVGNFGSRTRFAYTMLGDNVNLAARMESGAKSWGVYSMCTEATRTACERDGGDRVVFRALGRIVVKGRTSAVPIFEIVGLKENVSDQTRECLRLFEAGLARYYVRDWEGALALFSQSQALEPNQPGITPGVGSNPSRIYTEIVGRYQIAPPPENWEGEYVMTVK; this is translated from the coding sequence ATGAAGCCGCGCCTTGTAAGCTTTCTGAAAGAACAACTTGTGCCCGTGGTTATTTGCTTCGGTCTGGCCGTGGCGCTGGGCTCCACGTCGTGGCTGCAACGCCTCGAAAACACCACCCTCGATCTGGTCACCCAGTTCCGATCGAATCCCAAGGTTCGCAACCTCCTTTCGTTGCCCGCCTCATCCGCCGATCCGCGCGTCGTGACCGTGGGCATCGACGATTCAAGCATCGAGGGTTACGGACGCTGGCCGTGGGACCGTAAGGTGCACGCGAAATTCATGTATGGCGTGTCGTTCGGAAAACCTCCGGTCGTCGCCTGGGATATACTTTTCGTGGAGCCCTCCGCCGACCAGTCGAGCGACGAGGTGTTGCAGGCCGCCGCCGCCGAGTTGAAGGGACGGGTGGTGTTTGGTGCTTATGCCACGAATGACGATCCGAGTCAGCCGGCGCTCGAGCACGCCCACAACCAACCGTTGACCCGCATTGAGGGAGACCTGTCGCGCCTGCCCACGTCGGATTTCGCGTTACGTCCGATTCCACAGCTTCAACAGGTCGGCCAGACGGCGTTCTGCGATACGCCTCCCGGCACGGATGGCATGCGACGCACCGTTCCCATGCTTCAACAGGTCGGCGGCCAGGTTTACCCCAGTCTTTCACTGCAAACCTTGATGGTTTACGCGGGCATCAGACCCGAGCAGGTCCGCATCGTCCTCGGTGATGCGATTTATCTGGAAGGAGACACCTTCAAACGTCGCATCCCGATCAACGAAAAGGGCCTTTATTTCGTCAATTACCGCTACGCCATCAAAGGTGCCAACATCGTTTCCTACGAGCGTCTCACCGAGAATTATTACGCGAATTACGTTAAAAATGAGCCGGTCGACGGGCTCCCTGTGATAGACGATAAAATCCTCATCGTCGGTCAGGTTTCCACGGGATTGAGCGATAACGGCGTCACTCCGTTTGGTGCAGAGACGCCGCTGGTGCTCGTGCATGCCAACGTCATCGACAATATCCTTAACGAAGACTACGCGTATGTGTGTCCGCAGCTGCCTATTTTTCTCATCGGTGTCCTGCTGGGTGTGTGCGGACTGGTGTTTCTCAGCAAACGCTCCCTGGCCGCGAAATGCACCTACGCCCTCAGCCTGCTGGTTCTCTATTTCGTCACGGCTGCCGCGCTGTGGGTATGCAAAGGCGCGGTGCTCCCGTTTCTGTGGCCGACACTCGGCTTCCTTGGCCTGCAAATATTCATGATCGTTCAGCAGCTCATCCGCGAACAACGGTCCAAGCAGCACATCAAGGGCATGTTCGGCACCTACGTTTCGCCCGATCTCGTCAACCGCATGATCGAGTCCGGCCAATCACCGCAGCTAGGTGGCCACGAAGAGACCATCACCGCGTATTTCTCCGACATCCAGGCCTTCTCGGCATTCTCTGAAAAACTCCCGCCCGACCGGCTCGGCGAGTTGATGAACGAATATCTCACCGCCTGCACCGACATCATTCAGGAGGAAGGCGGCACGCTCGACAAATACATCGGCGACGCGGTCGTCGCCATGTTCGGTGCTCCCCTGCCCTTGCCCGATCACGCCTTCCGTGCGTGCGTCGCCGGTCAGCGCATCCACCTCAAGCTCGCCGAACTGCGCGCCAAGTGGAAATCACAAGGCGCCCTCTGGCCCGAGATCGTCCACGAGATGCAATCACGTATTGGACTGAACACCGGCTCGGCGATCGTGGGCAACTTCGGCAGCCGCACACGCTTCGCCTATACCATGCTCGGCGACAACGTGAACCTCGCCGCCCGCATGGAATCAGGCGCGAAGAGTTGGGGCGTGTATTCGATGTGCACCGAAGCCACGCGCACCGCGTGCGAACGCGACGGCGGTGATCGCGTGGTCTTCCGCGCCCTCGGGCGGATCGTGGTCAAGGGCCGCACCAGCGCCGTGCCGATTTTTGAAATCGTCGGCCTCAAGGAAAACGTGTCCGACCAAACCCGTGAATGCCTGCGCCTCTTCGAGGCAGGTCTGGCCCGCTACTACGTGCGTGACTGGGAAGGCGCACTCGCGCTGTTCAGCCAAAGCCAGGCCTTGGAGCCGAACCAGCCCGGCATCACTCCCGGCGTGGGCAGCAATCCGTCCCGCATCTACACGGAGATCGTTGGCCGCTACCAGATCGCGCCACCGCCCGAAAACTGGGAAGGCGAATACGTGATGACCGTCAAGTGA
- the cimA gene encoding citramalate synthase, producing the protein MSSAVKIYDTTLRDGTQGEGISFSVTDKLLITEKLDQFGVDYIEGGFPGSNPRDITYFQEVRKLKLKHAKLAAFGSTRRAGIKASEDAQLKTLLDSDTPVVTIVGKTSTLHVTEILRTTLEENLAMIEDSVSYLVSQGREVIYDAEHFFDGYKLDPDYAFKTLAAVLRGGASNLTLCDTNGGTLVDDFKSIIARVVKEFGGDKVGVHCHNDSGLGVALTLAGIDAGAVLVQGTANGYGERTGNANLFTVLPSLFLKMNRTANCAKNLHELRELSLYFDELANLKPDTKAPYIGASAFAHKGGLHANAAQKVKSSYEHIDPSLVGNHTRVLVSDMAGRSSIAMKARELGFAIDEKDPAMKTLIDELKELEFRGYEFEAADASLKLLMSRALGQAKSFFEVEGYRVSVERRGSDTVSEATVKLKINGESLHTVAECTGPVGALDKALRLALENIYPQLKQLELRDYKVRILDSRAGANARTRVFIESGDGKDIWGTVGVSDNIIDASWEALTDAINYKLLQA; encoded by the coding sequence ATGAGTTCCGCCGTTAAAATCTACGACACCACTCTGCGCGATGGCACGCAGGGTGAAGGCATCAGCTTCTCGGTCACCGATAAACTCCTGATTACCGAGAAGCTCGACCAGTTTGGCGTGGATTACATCGAGGGCGGCTTTCCCGGCTCCAACCCGCGCGACATCACGTATTTTCAGGAAGTGCGTAAGCTGAAACTCAAGCACGCCAAGCTCGCCGCCTTCGGTTCGACCCGTCGCGCCGGCATCAAGGCCTCCGAGGACGCCCAGCTTAAAACCCTCCTCGATAGCGATACGCCGGTCGTGACCATCGTCGGCAAAACCTCGACGCTGCACGTCACCGAGATTCTGCGCACCACGCTCGAGGAAAACCTCGCGATGATCGAAGACTCCGTGAGCTACCTCGTTTCGCAGGGCCGCGAGGTCATCTATGACGCCGAGCATTTTTTCGACGGCTACAAGCTCGACCCCGATTACGCATTTAAAACCCTCGCCGCTGTGCTTCGCGGTGGCGCCAGCAACCTTACGCTGTGCGATACCAACGGCGGCACCCTGGTCGATGATTTCAAGTCGATCATCGCCCGCGTCGTGAAGGAATTCGGCGGCGACAAAGTCGGCGTGCATTGCCATAATGACAGCGGCCTCGGCGTGGCCCTTACGCTTGCCGGTATCGATGCCGGAGCGGTGCTGGTGCAAGGCACAGCGAACGGTTATGGCGAGCGCACGGGCAACGCCAATTTGTTCACGGTGCTGCCCAGCCTGTTCCTTAAGATGAATCGCACGGCGAACTGCGCGAAGAATCTCCACGAGCTGCGCGAACTGTCGCTCTACTTTGACGAACTCGCCAATCTGAAGCCCGACACCAAGGCGCCCTACATCGGTGCCTCGGCTTTCGCGCACAAAGGCGGCCTTCACGCGAACGCCGCGCAGAAGGTGAAATCATCCTACGAGCACATCGACCCGTCGCTCGTCGGCAACCACACGCGCGTGCTGGTCTCCGACATGGCCGGGCGTTCCAGCATCGCCATGAAGGCGCGGGAACTTGGCTTCGCGATTGATGAAAAAGATCCCGCGATGAAGACCCTCATCGACGAGCTCAAGGAGCTCGAGTTTCGCGGCTACGAATTCGAAGCCGCCGATGCTTCGCTCAAGCTCCTCATGTCCCGCGCGCTCGGCCAGGCGAAGTCGTTTTTCGAGGTCGAAGGTTACCGCGTGAGTGTCGAGCGTCGCGGTTCCGATACCGTGTCCGAGGCCACCGTGAAACTGAAGATCAACGGCGAATCCCTGCACACGGTCGCCGAGTGCACCGGTCCGGTGGGCGCGCTCGACAAGGCCCTGCGCCTCGCGCTCGAAAATATCTACCCGCAGCTCAAGCAACTCGAACTGCGCGACTACAAGGTGCGCATTCTCGACAGCCGCGCCGGCGCCAATGCCCGCACCCGCGTCTTCATTGAGAGCGGTGACGGCAAGGATATCTGGGGCACCGTTGGCGTGAGCGATAACATCATCGACGCCTCGTGGGAGGCCCTCACGGACGCGATAAATTACAAATTGCTGCAAGCCTGA
- a CDS encoding efflux RND transporter periplasmic adaptor subunit has translation MKRLLWIVVALAVVAGGIAWVLHARASRANEVTYTWLKPLRRDLVQTVTANGSITPILSTDIRSEVSGRILTVLVNPGDAVRSGQPLIELDQSTLQVQIDEARLAIESSQLRVERATLEFQRIDRLANQSYVNTKEQQEAGISRRLAETDLESQRARMRLLERSLAKTSIAAPYDGTALSVAARPGMVVTGADAGRESVTLIELADLKRLRVELSLNEIDAATLVLGQPVEITFESVPEARASGRITFISPAAAKAAGDARTRDFPVQIGIEKSHPRVKPGMTARVHIQVAASQKALSVETTAVFFDNKTDETFVFIRPKPPATEPVKTIVKIGVRNDQYVEITDGLKETDEVSTKRPAASRPAIKPDAF, from the coding sequence ATGAAACGTCTTCTGTGGATCGTCGTGGCTTTGGCCGTGGTCGCTGGCGGCATTGCATGGGTGTTGCACGCGCGGGCCTCGCGCGCAAATGAAGTGACCTACACCTGGCTCAAACCGCTGCGTCGCGATCTCGTGCAGACGGTGACCGCCAACGGCTCGATCACGCCCATCCTTTCGACCGACATTCGTTCGGAGGTTAGCGGCCGCATTCTGACCGTGCTGGTGAATCCGGGTGATGCCGTTCGCTCCGGCCAACCGCTCATCGAACTCGATCAGAGCACGCTGCAGGTGCAGATCGACGAGGCCCGCCTCGCGATCGAGTCGTCGCAACTGCGCGTCGAGCGCGCGACGTTGGAATTTCAACGCATTGATCGCCTCGCGAATCAGTCGTATGTGAACACGAAGGAGCAGCAGGAGGCCGGTATCTCGCGCCGGCTCGCCGAGACCGATTTGGAATCGCAACGCGCGCGCATGCGTCTGCTGGAGCGTTCGCTGGCCAAGACATCCATTGCCGCGCCTTACGATGGCACCGCGTTGAGCGTGGCCGCGCGCCCGGGCATGGTGGTCACGGGCGCGGATGCCGGTCGCGAGAGTGTCACGCTTATCGAACTGGCCGATCTCAAGCGTCTGCGCGTCGAGTTGTCGCTCAACGAAATCGACGCGGCCACGCTGGTGCTCGGTCAACCGGTCGAGATCACGTTCGAGTCCGTGCCCGAGGCGCGCGCGAGCGGTCGCATCACGTTTATTTCGCCGGCTGCCGCCAAGGCCGCGGGCGATGCGCGCACCCGCGATTTCCCGGTGCAGATCGGCATCGAGAAATCGCATCCGCGCGTGAAGCCCGGCATGACGGCGCGCGTGCATATCCAGGTCGCCGCTTCGCAAAAAGCGCTGTCGGTGGAAACCACCGCGGTGTTTTTCGACAACAAGACGGACGAGACGTTTGTCTTCATCCGCCCGAAGCCGCCCGCCACCGAGCCGGTTAAAACCATCGTGAAAATCGGCGTGCGGAATGACCAATATGTCGAAATCACCGACGGACTGAAAGAGACCGATGAGGTGTCCACCAAGCGTCCGGCTGCGTCCCGTCCGGCGATCAAGCCCGATGCCTTCTGA
- a CDS encoding peptidylprolyl isomerase, with amino-acid sequence MTFRRLRFLGSLAALAPLAALAQTPTPTPAATPNPVDSISLRFANGVVAVAEDKVITVDDLRREIAPRVPALQRSARNEKDFNERLETLQDEIIQQMIDRILIVKEFKKDEKRRVPESFINNAIAEEQIRRFDGDRAKFLAYLRNSGLTYRDYRKKVEDDMIYDYMRGQQRKNQNIVSPARVEAFYNENKDRFMQDDQVHMRLLSLTRQPGDTDEQLLARAAVVTDRFKAGTKFEDLARELSQDSKRTKGGDWGWQPRADLKPEFSEPLFKLEKGQITAPIVAPEAVYVLYVEDRKFAGTQSLADVREQIERTLINQMARESEERWIERLRRNAYVKIY; translated from the coding sequence ATGACGTTCCGCCGTCTCCGTTTCCTCGGCTCCCTTGCCGCTCTCGCCCCGCTCGCCGCTCTTGCGCAGACCCCGACGCCGACCCCGGCTGCCACCCCCAACCCCGTCGACAGCATCTCGTTGCGTTTTGCCAACGGCGTCGTGGCGGTCGCTGAGGACAAGGTTATCACCGTCGATGACCTCCGCCGCGAAATCGCCCCGCGCGTGCCCGCCCTCCAGCGCTCCGCCCGCAACGAAAAGGACTTCAACGAGCGCCTCGAAACCCTACAGGACGAAATCATCCAGCAGATGATCGATCGCATCCTGATCGTGAAAGAGTTCAAAAAGGACGAAAAGCGCCGCGTCCCCGAAAGCTTCATCAACAACGCCATCGCCGAGGAACAGATCCGCCGTTTCGACGGCGATCGCGCCAAGTTCCTCGCCTACCTGCGCAACAGCGGCCTCACCTATCGCGACTACCGCAAGAAGGTCGAAGACGACATGATCTACGACTACATGCGCGGCCAGCAGCGCAAGAACCAGAACATCGTCAGCCCCGCCCGCGTCGAGGCGTTCTACAACGAGAACAAAGACCGTTTCATGCAGGACGACCAGGTCCACATGCGCCTGCTCTCCCTCACCCGCCAGCCCGGCGACACCGACGAGCAGCTCCTCGCCCGCGCCGCCGTGGTCACCGACCGCTTCAAGGCCGGCACCAAATTCGAAGACCTCGCCCGCGAACTCAGCCAGGACTCCAAACGCACCAAGGGCGGCGACTGGGGCTGGCAGCCTCGCGCCGACCTCAAGCCCGAGTTCAGCGAGCCGTTGTTCAAACTCGAAAAAGGCCAGATCACCGCGCCGATCGTCGCGCCCGAAGCCGTTTACGTTCTTTACGTCGAAGACCGTAAATTCGCCGGCACCCAGTCCCTCGCCGATGTGCGCGAGCAGATCGAGCGCACCCTCATCAATCAGATGGCCCGCGAATCCGAAGAGCGCTGGATCGAGCGTCTCCGCCGCAACGCCTACGTGAAGATTTACTGA
- a CDS encoding ABC transporter ATP-binding protein produces the protein MSKRYRMGENTVTALADANFVINEGDFVAILGPSGSGKSTLMHLLGFLDSPTEGEILFEGKPVSVLTETGRARVRAAKIGFVFQAFNLLPRLTVRANVRLPLSYNPEPPADADERVERALASVGMTDRAHHRPGQLSGGQRQRVAIARALVNEPRILLADEPTGNLDSHTAASILNLFKELNAQGRTIILVTHSPEIASHFKRRLHVLDGRIEERFA, from the coding sequence GTGTCGAAGCGCTATCGCATGGGTGAGAACACGGTCACGGCGCTGGCCGACGCGAACTTTGTGATCAACGAAGGCGACTTCGTGGCGATCCTCGGTCCGTCGGGCTCGGGAAAATCCACGCTCATGCACCTGCTCGGATTCCTCGATTCTCCGACCGAGGGAGAGATTTTATTCGAAGGGAAACCGGTTTCCGTGCTCACCGAAACCGGTCGGGCGCGCGTGCGGGCGGCGAAGATCGGCTTCGTGTTTCAGGCGTTTAATCTGCTCCCGCGCCTGACGGTGCGCGCCAATGTGCGCCTGCCGCTTTCTTATAATCCGGAGCCACCGGCCGATGCCGATGAACGCGTTGAGCGGGCGCTGGCGAGCGTGGGCATGACGGATCGTGCGCATCACCGGCCCGGCCAGCTTTCGGGCGGACAACGGCAGCGCGTCGCCATCGCCCGGGCACTCGTCAACGAGCCGCGCATTTTGCTGGCCGACGAGCCGACCGGCAACCTCGACAGCCACACGGCGGCCTCGATTTTGAATCTCTTCAAAGAGCTGAACGCGCAGGGCCGCACGATCATCCTAGTGACGCATTCGCCGGAGATCGCGTCGCATTTCAAGCGCCGGTTGCATGTGCTCGACGGGCGCATCGAGGAGCGTTTCGCATGA
- a CDS encoding ABC transporter permease yields the protein MNWFTGVINGLGEVWAHKLRSALTIACVLLGVASMVVTTGFMEGLFETWKVSLDESGGLEKLSSAPDAVPERQKPLTSLSSGLTLDDARAVKALIPGVRFVSPEIDLSNAQLTRGNRRTAQRVQGVENDIFEINRYEIVAGRPFSDLDQRDASNVVIIGTKVFEELFEPQEDPVGQYINVNGRPFLVIGLLKNYELYYGSYNVMEGKNRIAFIPVSTMAIKLQNTVRLSWLNHKIDDVARLDEAVDAVQNLYYHRHRGVLDFKVDTQQQQLASYNQMKTAFVLGGAAVAGVSLLVSGIGIMNLMLASINERVREIGVRKAVGASPFNIFCQFLAEAVTLSLLGGILGITVAVGVIEGLQAVLPSGSRPLLVSSAFFVGFAFSVTAGVLAGVYPAIQAARLDPIEALRYE from the coding sequence ATGAACTGGTTCACCGGCGTGATCAATGGACTGGGCGAGGTCTGGGCGCACAAATTGCGCTCGGCGCTCACCATCGCGTGTGTGCTCCTGGGCGTCGCTTCGATGGTGGTGACGACCGGATTCATGGAAGGGCTTTTCGAAACGTGGAAAGTATCCCTCGATGAATCGGGCGGGCTCGAAAAACTTTCCAGCGCCCCCGACGCCGTGCCCGAGCGACAGAAGCCGCTGACGAGTCTTTCGTCCGGCCTCACTCTTGATGATGCGCGGGCCGTGAAGGCGTTGATCCCCGGCGTGCGGTTTGTTTCCCCTGAGATCGACCTGAGTAATGCGCAGCTCACCCGCGGCAACCGGCGGACGGCGCAGCGTGTGCAGGGCGTTGAAAACGACATCTTTGAAATCAACCGCTACGAGATCGTCGCGGGTCGCCCGTTCAGTGATCTGGACCAGCGAGATGCATCCAACGTGGTCATCATTGGCACGAAGGTGTTCGAGGAGTTGTTCGAGCCCCAGGAAGATCCGGTCGGCCAATACATCAACGTAAACGGGCGCCCCTTTCTCGTCATCGGACTGCTCAAAAATTACGAACTGTATTACGGGAGTTACAACGTGATGGAGGGTAAAAACCGCATCGCGTTCATCCCGGTTTCCACGATGGCGATCAAGCTGCAGAACACGGTGCGCCTGTCGTGGTTGAATCATAAGATCGATGACGTCGCGCGCCTCGATGAGGCGGTCGATGCGGTGCAAAACCTGTATTATCACCGCCATCGCGGGGTGCTGGATTTCAAGGTCGATACGCAGCAACAGCAGCTGGCGAGCTATAACCAGATGAAGACGGCATTCGTGCTCGGCGGTGCGGCGGTCGCCGGTGTGTCACTGCTGGTGAGCGGCATCGGCATCATGAATCTGATGCTGGCGTCGATCAACGAACGCGTGCGTGAGATCGGGGTGCGCAAGGCGGTCGGTGCATCGCCGTTTAACATCTTCTGCCAGTTCCTTGCCGAAGCGGTGACGCTCAGCCTGCTCGGCGGCATACTTGGCATCACCGTGGCGGTGGGCGTGATCGAGGGATTGCAGGCGGTGTTGCCCTCGGGAAGCAGGCCGTTGCTGGTGAGCTCGGCGTTTTTCGTGGGCTTTGCGTTCAGTGTCACCGCCGGCGTATTGGCCGGCGTGTATCCGGCGATCCAGGCGGCCCGGCTCGATCCGATCGAGGCGTTGCGGTATGAATGA